The genomic region GTGTCATCATTAATTAAATTGGGGTTTTTGTAAGCAGAGCGGCAAATGCGATCGCGCACTTGGGAATTACGCAAGAACTCTGCTGCTAATGAGTATAGTTGGGGGAACATCAATTTACTTAAAGCCGAACCCCCTTTTAAACCAGCACTATCAATCAAGATTAGCTTTTTTACCAGTTCAGGATAGGTGAGGGCAAAGTCTATGGCTGCTGCACCCCCCATAGAAGCTCCCAGCAGAATCACAGGTTGACCAATAAGGGTTTTCCAAAAATGATAGAGATGGGTTTTAATCGCAGCAGGACTATAGGCAATATCCCGTTGTCTTTCTGTAAAACCAAACCCCAGTAAATCTACTGCCCAGGTTGGATGGGTAAGAGATAACAGGGGCAAAAGTCGGCGAAACTCCAAAACCGAACTGTCAAAACCATGAATTAATAATATGGGGGTGTTCCCACTACCCTGCAGGACATAGCTAGTCCTAATTGGTTGGGGACTTAAAGGAGTAATCATCTCCTCAATTTGGATACCTTGAGCTAAAGCTACAGAAGTTGGTTCCGAGAGTTGTTCAACAGCTGACGGCAAAAAAATGAATGTGTCCCAAGAGGTAGTCATTAGTTATCAGATTGTAACTTTGGCATTATGAATTTGGGCGCTGACTTTCTTATAAATAAACTATAGGTATATAACACCTTTTAATCATTAAGTCTGGTTCATCATTAACACTGGAGTATGTTATGTTAAAACCAAATACCCTATCCCATATCCTACCAGAGTTGTCTGTGGAAGAACAACAACTAATTTCTGGCGGTGGACATTGGGCAAAATTCTCCCACCAGGGTCATTACCATCCTTGGTATCGTCATGATCGTAGAGTATATTATTACGATTCTTCCTGTAATAATAACTGTGGATGTGGTGACAGATGCTGCGACTAGTTAAATTCAATAACTATGGATCCACTCTTGTAAAAGAGAATTCACCAACTCAGGAGCTTCATCCTGGGGACAATGTCCCACTCCTTCCAGAGGAATAAATTTTTGCACCTGGGGAAAATTGGCTAACTCCCTACCCAGATCGATTGGTTCCCAGGGGTCAGCCGTTCCCCATAAAATGATTGCCTGACAGGGTAATATCGGTAACAAGTCCTCCGGTAAGGGTCCGCTGGAATAGTTTGTAAAGGCTAAAAATACAGCAGCAGCACCAGGATCTCTTGCTGGTTTCATCAAAATATCTATTAATTCATCCGTAACTGCTTCTTTAATATTATAGGCTTGTAAAAGAATTCTTTTGACGGTTTTTGGTTGAGCCAGTTGACTAAAAAAGAAGTTGCCAATGGATTTAATAGATAGGAATTTTTGTAAGAGGGGGGTTCCTACCCGCCTAATCCAGGGTAAATTTTGCCGTTTGCGGTCATGTAATAATCTCAGGGAGCAATTTAGTAAAGCAATTGATAAAGCTATATCCGGACTGCTAACGGCTGCCTGCATTGCTACAATACAACCAATAGAGTTACCAACTAAAAATGCAGGCTTGCCTACTACTTGTTGACAAAAGTCCACTATTTGCTTTCCCCAAGTTTCTAGGGTGTAAGTGATTTTTTCATTGGGTTGGGGTTTAGCGGAAGCTCCAAAACCAATTAAATCAATGGCGTACACCTGACAAGTTTCCGCAAGAACAGGTATGTTTTTGCGCCAGTGTCCCCAAGAAGCACCAAATCCATGTACTAAAATCACCGCTGGTCCTTTAGTCCCTTGCATTTGATAGGATATAGGTAGTCCTTGCCAAAACCAAGTTTTTGTGGATGTGAATGTGGTAGAATTCATAGGATGTCAGATCAAAAACTGCCAAGGCAAAAAAATGGATTTAAATAAT from Cylindrospermopsis curvispora GIHE-G1 harbors:
- a CDS encoding alpha/beta fold hydrolase is translated as MTTSWDTFIFLPSAVEQLSEPTSVALAQGIQIEEMITPLSPQPIRTSYVLQGSGNTPILLIHGFDSSVLEFRRLLPLLSLTHPTWAVDLLGFGFTERQRDIAYSPAAIKTHLYHFWKTLIGQPVILLGASMGGAAAIDFALTYPELVKKLILIDSAGLKGGSALSKLMFPQLYSLAAEFLRNSQVRDRICRSAYKNPNLINDDTLCCRDLHIEMANWKESLITFTQSGGYQAFKLQQLGKIGQPTLILWGDSDRILGTKDANKFRQAIPQSQLIWIPDCGHIPHVEKPEITAQHILDFTGKI
- a CDS encoding alpha/beta fold hydrolase; translated protein: MNSTTFTSTKTWFWQGLPISYQMQGTKGPAVILVHGFGASWGHWRKNIPVLAETCQVYAIDLIGFGASAKPQPNEKITYTLETWGKQIVDFCQQVVGKPAFLVGNSIGCIVAMQAAVSSPDIALSIALLNCSLRLLHDRKRQNLPWIRRVGTPLLQKFLSIKSIGNFFFSQLAQPKTVKRILLQAYNIKEAVTDELIDILMKPARDPGAAAVFLAFTNYSSGPLPEDLLPILPCQAIILWGTADPWEPIDLGRELANFPQVQKFIPLEGVGHCPQDEAPELVNSLLQEWIHSY